The nucleotide window AACAGAAATATTCTAAAATACAAATATTTTAAGATAGAAACGTTTTAAAATAGAAAGGTACTAAGCTTCTTTGAGTAACTCGCCCGTATTTGAAGTAACTGAATAGAGAAATACTTATGCTCACACTTTAAACAGCGAGCCTCAATCTTTTTATACAGACGTACTCAGATACTCAACATTAATCTTACTTTATACATGCTTCAAACATTAACTGAACATTTGTAATTATTTCTTCCCAGTCATAGTTGTCAGCTTTCCGCAATGCGGCTTCCGAAGCTTTTTTACTTCTTGAAGTATTCCCAATTACTTTTATCACGGCTTTTGCAATCTCCCTCTCATCAAGTTCTACAACAAACCCGTCAACTCCATTTTCAACAAGTCCCTGTGCGGCATTATACTTTGCTCTGACCGTCACCACAGGTATTCCGCAGGCAAACGCCTCGATAACTACCATTCCGAACCCTTCACGGCTTGAAGGCAGTACAAGCATCTTTGAAGCCTTGATCTTTCCGATTAATGTCCCATACTCCTGAAAGCCTGCAAACTCGATATTTTCGTAAACTCCGGTTTTCTTTGCTAGTTCCACCAGTGCTAACTTTTCAGGTCCGTCCCCAACAATACAGCACCTGAGATATGGAAAATCGGCTTTAAGAAAAGCTACAGCTTTAATCAGCAGGTCAACATTTTTTTCCCTTATAAGACGGCCTGCAAAAATGAGATCATAAGCTTTACATTCAAGACTCATAGGGTTCTTTCCCCAGTTGGGCTCAATCCCGGAGATATTTTTAAGATCGATACCGTTAGAGATAACCGTGATTCTTTCTTCAGGCACACCGAGTCCCTCAAGTCTATCCTTTGTCCACTTCGAGACCGCAATATTATTCCTTGATAGCTTGGAGACTGCCTTCTCAACTAGCAGTCCAAAAATCCCTGCCCTCCCTAAATATTCATACCAGTAGTCATCCCATACCTCGTGCCAGGTAAATACTGAAGGTACTTTTTCGAAGATTGAGACAGCTTTTACGGTAAAACAGGAAAAATAGGGAAAGACACTCACATCTATAAGGTCAAAGTTTTCTTTCCTTAGCGCAGGGAACAACTTCATAGCGAAGATTATTGCCTCGGAAATCGAGCGTCTACCATTGACATACAGGTTTCGAGCTTTACAGACACCGTGAAGGGTCATACCTTCATATTCAAAGGTATCTTCTCCTTCCCACCACTTGACCCCAAAAATGTGTACTTCATGTCCCCTGGCTGAGAGACGCTTTCCCAGTTCATGGATGCGCATTTCCGCACCGCCCTTGACCCATGGATAAACAGCATCGTACACAAAAGCGATTTTCATTGCACCACTTACCAGTCAGTATCCACCTCAAGGAGCATTACACTCAGGATAATTGCCGAAAAAATCATCTGAAGGCCAATAAAGGCAAACACCATTGAAATAACTGCACTTTTCACTTCCGAAAGAGAGCCGTATCCTGAGCTGATCCAGGTGTACACTACTTTCAGCCCAAGCAGGAGGCCTGCAACAAGTATGATTGAACCTGCAAACAGCTCTTTTTCAAGAGA belongs to Methanosarcina barkeri 3 and includes:
- a CDS encoding glycosyltransferase family 4 protein, encoding MKIAFVYDAVYPWVKGGAEMRIHELGKRLSARGHEVHIFGVKWWEGEDTFEYEGMTLHGVCKARNLYVNGRRSISEAIIFAMKLFPALRKENFDLIDVSVFPYFSCFTVKAVSIFEKVPSVFTWHEVWDDYWYEYLGRAGIFGLLVEKAVSKLSRNNIAVSKWTKDRLEGLGVPEERITVISNGIDLKNISGIEPNWGKNPMSLECKAYDLIFAGRLIREKNVDLLIKAVAFLKADFPYLRCCIVGDGPEKLALVELAKKTGVYENIEFAGFQEYGTLIGKIKASKMLVLPSSREGFGMVVIEAFACGIPVVTVRAKYNAAQGLVENGVDGFVVELDEREIAKAVIKVIGNTSRSKKASEAALRKADNYDWEEIITNVQLMFEACIK